A section of the Triticum dicoccoides isolate Atlit2015 ecotype Zavitan chromosome 7A, WEW_v2.0, whole genome shotgun sequence genome encodes:
- the LOC119333576 gene encoding blue-light photoreceptor PHR2-like: SSPRRATRLNAAAASLLSPLTASSPGLSRSFPSGAPGAAGRRRTLVWFRADLRLHDHEPLHAAVGASSSLLPVFVFDPRDFGKSPSGFDRTGPYRASFLLDSVADLRRSLRARGGDLVVRVGRPEVVIPELARAAGAEAVYAHGEVSRDECRAEEKVSKAIEKEGVEVKYFWGSTLYHLDDLPFRLDDMPSNYGGFREAVKGLEVRKVLDAPEEVKCVPMKNVLEPGDIPTLGELGLSAPPAMAQDSKSAAGSNLIGGEAEALERLKKFAAECCMQPNKAVKDSTQNSIYGANFSCKISPWLATGCLSPRFMYEELKKHAIRTIPSGSTPKDGDGTSDAGTNWLMFELLWRDFFRFVTKKYSSAQKTVAPATGCTPAPAFA; encoded by the exons TCCTCCCCGCGCCGCGCCACCCGCCTCAACGCCGCCgcggcctccctcctctccccgctCACCGCCTCCTCGCCCGGCCTCTcccgctccttcccctccggcgcccccggcgccgccggccgccgccgcacgCTCGTCTGGTTCCGCGCCGACCTGCGCCTCCACGACCACGAGCCTCTCCACGCCGCCGTCGGCGCGTCGTCCTCCCTCCTCCCCGTCTTTGTCTTCGACCCACGCGACTTCGGCAAGTCCCCCTCGGGCTTCGACCGCACCGGGCCCTACCGCGCCAGCTTCCTGCTGGACTCCGTCGCCGACCTGCGCCGGAGTCTCCGCGCGCGCGGCGGCGACCTCGTCGTGCGGGTTGGGAGGCCCGAGGTGGTGATCCCCGAGCTCGCGCGTGCAGCCGGAGCAGAGGCCGTCTACGCGCATGGGGAGGTGTCGCGGGACGAGTGCCGCGCGGAGGAGAAGGTCAGCAAGGCCATAGAGAAGGAAGGCGTCGAGGTTAAGTACTTCTGGGGCAGCACGCTGTACCACTTGGACGATCTGCCCTTCAGGCTCGATGACATGCCATCCAACTATGGCGGATTCAGGGAGGCCGTCAAGGGGTTGGAGGTTAGGAAGGTGCTGGACGCGCCAGAAGAGGTCAAGTGTGTGCCTATGAAGAATGTGCTCGAACCTGGTGACATCCCCACGCTTGGTGAGCTTGGACTCTCCGCACCACCGGCCATGGCACAG GACTCAAAATCTGCTGCTGGTTCAAATCTCATTGGTGGTGAGGCAGAAGCCCTGGAAAGGCTGAAGAAATTTGCTGCAGAGTGTTGTATGCAGCCAAACAAAGCTGTGAAAGATAGTACTCAGAATAGCATATATGGTGCTAATTTCTCCTGCAAAATTTCACCATGGCTTGCTACTGGTTGTCTCTCTCCACGTTTCATGTATGAGGAGTTGAAGAAGCATGCCATTAG AACAATTCCATCAGGGTCAACACCCAAGGACGGTGACGGAACATCCGATGCTGGGACAAATTGGTTAATGTTTGAATTGCTATGGAGAGATTTCTTCAG GTTCGTCACAAAGAAGTACAGCTCTGCACAGAAGACAGTTGCACCTGCTACTGGTTGCACACCAGCTCCTGCGTTTGCTTGA